In the genome of Apium graveolens cultivar Ventura unplaced genomic scaffold, ASM990537v1 ctg6609, whole genome shotgun sequence, one region contains:
- the LOC141703399 gene encoding uncharacterized protein LOC141703399 isoform X2, with product MENEQQQQQYVTTNHDDGHSLLLKLSENDPLFHKKKKLLQLLGISPDECIHLKAPYTAVVLNSVLDQLLQKARIMTFNEVDLYFDATDVIQLVKFNNPRNELEALHSVLLLIDNSILSAKHLRVDVLQDLREMILDKINALGNKIRQDTVLAQNVSCDKETCLLQWGEGAGVQTKLDIAYVEGAGRGAIARENLKAGDIALEIPVTVIISEEAVHKSDMFPILEKFEGITSETMLLLWSMKEKHNRDSNFKFYFDALPAVFNTGLSFGVDALLELDGTLLLEEIVQAKEHLRSQYDELFPALYHDHPDIFPPDLYTWEHFLWACELWYSNSMKVVFPDERFQTCLVPVAGFLNHSDDGTTTSWTLLEEFSLIHVGLSSVSQQAAKEINEDNVPLVEETARMKKARLAGLDTRGKATEPIFLKKHKEPMGEASTEGVGGHSAPITAAAPTATATGAFQPLWGFRRGDTVVGSTKHAWDWSYHSVTPKDFTDVVATPDLERIKLMGAQSMASSNAYFQGAVRQAESWKRASDKADNALRRQQKKYATLEKKLKRKEEELGESNAELVVLRAEKDKAIDNYLDSEEFAQSMRIRDDSVFPGFFRTGWDTALGTVNEACPDINPTDYVCPDDEALLQRFRTRVVVSDHVSQDPLLPPPESSSRPAEDDSSSSSETTETSSESGEDDDMDAEGTSAP from the exons ATGGAAAATGAGCAG CAGCAGCAGCAGTATGTGACTACTAATCACGATGACGGACATTCTTTACTTCTTAAGTTATCCGAAAATGATCCCCTATTTCACAAAAAGAAG AAACTACTTCAACTTCTGGGTATTAGTCCCGATGAATGCATACATCTCAAAGCCCCTTATACTGCTGTCGTGTTGAATTCCGTATTGGATCAATTGcttcaaaaggcaagaatcatGACCTTTAATGAG GTAGACCTTTACTTTGATGCAACTGATGTCATTCAATTGGTGAAGTTTAACAACCCCAGGAATGAGCTGGAAGCTCTACACTCAGTCCTGTTGCTTATTGATAATTCTATCTTGAGTGCTAAACACTTGCGGGTAGATGTACTGCAAGATTTACGCGAGATGATCCTTGACAAGATCAATGCGTTGGGGAATAAAATTAGACAGGATACTGTACTTGCACAAAATGTTAGCTGTGATAAGGAGACTTGTTTATTACAATGGGGTGAAGGTGCAGGTGTTCAAACAAAGCTGGACATTGCTT ATGTTGAAGGAGCTGGAAGGGGCGCAATAGCCAGAGAAAATCTAAAAGCAGGAGACATTGCTTTGGAGATCCCTGTTACTGTTATTATCTCGGAGGAGGCCGTGCATAAATCAGACATG TTTCCTATATTGGAAAAATTCGAAGGCATTACCTCTGAAACAATGTTGTTATTATGGAGTATGAAGGAGAAGCACAACCGTGACTCAAATTTTAAATTCTACTTTGACGCACTTCCTGCTGTATTTAATACAG GCTTGAGCTTTGGAGTTGATGCATTATTGGAGTTAGATGGAACCTTGTTACTAGAAGAAATAGTGCAAGCTAAAGAG CACTTGCGCTCTCAATATGACGAGTTATTTCCTGCACTTTACCATGATCATCCTGATATATTTCCTCCAGACTTATACACATGGGAACACTTCTTATGGGCGTGTGAGCTGTGGTATTCTAACAGCATGAAAGTTGTGTTCCCTGATGAAAGATTTCAAACGTGCTTAGTTCCTGTTGCAGGCTTTCTCAATCATTCG gatgatggcaccaccaccagctggactctcttagaggagttttccctgattcatgtgggactatcctctgtttctcaacagg ctgctaaggagattaatgAGGACAATGTTCCCttggttgaggaaacagctaggatgaagaaagctcggctcgcaggcctagacacccggggaaaggccacggagcctatctttttgaagaagcacaaagagcctatgggggaggcttcaactgaaggagttgggggccatagtgctcctatcactgctgctgcccctactgctactgccacaggcgccttccagcctctctggggattccgtcgaggggacaccgtggttggttccacgaaacatgcttgggattggtcctaccatagcgtgactccaaaggactttactgatgtggtggccacccctgaccttgagaggattaagctcatgggagcccaatctatggcttcg tctaacgcctattttcaaggcgccgtgaggcaagccgagtcatggaagcgggcttctgataaggccgacaatgccctcaggaggcaacagaagaagtatgctaccctggagaagaagctcaagcgcaaggaagaagaactcggagagtccaacgccgagctagtggtacttcgggcggagaaggataaagctatagacaactatctggactcggaggagtttgcccaatccatgaggattagggatgattcagtctttcccgggttttttaggactggttgggacacggcccttgggaccgtgaacgaggcttgtcctgatattaacccgacggactatgtctgccctgatgacgaggctttgctacagaggtttcgtacccgagtagttgtctcggatcatgtttctcaggatccactccttcctcctcccgagtcttcttccagaccagctgaggacgatagctcttcctcctccgagacgacagagacatccagcgagagcggagaggacgatgatatggatgccgagggtacttcagctccttag
- the LOC141703399 gene encoding uncharacterized protein LOC141703399 isoform X3: MENEQQQQYVTTNHDDGHSLLLKLSENDPLFHKKKKLLQLLGISPDECIHLKAPYTAVVLNSVLDQLLQKARIMTFNEVDLYFDATDVIQLVKFNNPRNELEALHSVLLLIDNSILSAKHLRVDVLQDLREMILDKINALGNKIRQDTVLAQNVSCDKETCLLQWGEGAGVQTKLDIAYVEGAGRGAIARENLKAGDIALEIPVTVIISEEAVHKSDMFPILEKFEGITSETMLLLWSMKEKHNRDSNFKFYFDALPAVFNTGLSFGVDALLELDGTLLLEEIVQAKEHLRSQYDELFPALYHDHPDIFPPDLYTWEHFLWACELWYSNSMKVVFPDERFQTCLVPVAGFLNHSDDGTTTSWTLLEEFSLIHVGLSSVSQQAAKEINEDNVPLVEETARMKKARLAGLDTRGKATEPIFLKKHKEPMGEASTEGVGGHSAPITAAAPTATATGAFQPLWGFRRGDTVVGSTKHAWDWSYHSVTPKDFTDVVATPDLERIKLMGAQSMASSNAYFQGAVRQAESWKRASDKADNALRRQQKKYATLEKKLKRKEEELGESNAELVVLRAEKDKAIDNYLDSEEFAQSMRIRDDSVFPGFFRTGWDTALGTVNEACPDINPTDYVCPDDEALLQRFRTRVVVSDHVSQDPLLPPPESSSRPAEDDSSSSSETTETSSESGEDDDMDAEGTSAP, encoded by the exons ATGGAAAATGAGCAG CAGCAGCAGTATGTGACTACTAATCACGATGACGGACATTCTTTACTTCTTAAGTTATCCGAAAATGATCCCCTATTTCACAAAAAGAAG AAACTACTTCAACTTCTGGGTATTAGTCCCGATGAATGCATACATCTCAAAGCCCCTTATACTGCTGTCGTGTTGAATTCCGTATTGGATCAATTGcttcaaaaggcaagaatcatGACCTTTAATGAG GTAGACCTTTACTTTGATGCAACTGATGTCATTCAATTGGTGAAGTTTAACAACCCCAGGAATGAGCTGGAAGCTCTACACTCAGTCCTGTTGCTTATTGATAATTCTATCTTGAGTGCTAAACACTTGCGGGTAGATGTACTGCAAGATTTACGCGAGATGATCCTTGACAAGATCAATGCGTTGGGGAATAAAATTAGACAGGATACTGTACTTGCACAAAATGTTAGCTGTGATAAGGAGACTTGTTTATTACAATGGGGTGAAGGTGCAGGTGTTCAAACAAAGCTGGACATTGCTT ATGTTGAAGGAGCTGGAAGGGGCGCAATAGCCAGAGAAAATCTAAAAGCAGGAGACATTGCTTTGGAGATCCCTGTTACTGTTATTATCTCGGAGGAGGCCGTGCATAAATCAGACATG TTTCCTATATTGGAAAAATTCGAAGGCATTACCTCTGAAACAATGTTGTTATTATGGAGTATGAAGGAGAAGCACAACCGTGACTCAAATTTTAAATTCTACTTTGACGCACTTCCTGCTGTATTTAATACAG GCTTGAGCTTTGGAGTTGATGCATTATTGGAGTTAGATGGAACCTTGTTACTAGAAGAAATAGTGCAAGCTAAAGAG CACTTGCGCTCTCAATATGACGAGTTATTTCCTGCACTTTACCATGATCATCCTGATATATTTCCTCCAGACTTATACACATGGGAACACTTCTTATGGGCGTGTGAGCTGTGGTATTCTAACAGCATGAAAGTTGTGTTCCCTGATGAAAGATTTCAAACGTGCTTAGTTCCTGTTGCAGGCTTTCTCAATCATTCG gatgatggcaccaccaccagctggactctcttagaggagttttccctgattcatgtgggactatcctctgtttctcaacagg ctgctaaggagattaatgAGGACAATGTTCCCttggttgaggaaacagctaggatgaagaaagctcggctcgcaggcctagacacccggggaaaggccacggagcctatctttttgaagaagcacaaagagcctatgggggaggcttcaactgaaggagttgggggccatagtgctcctatcactgctgctgcccctactgctactgccacaggcgccttccagcctctctggggattccgtcgaggggacaccgtggttggttccacgaaacatgcttgggattggtcctaccatagcgtgactccaaaggactttactgatgtggtggccacccctgaccttgagaggattaagctcatgggagcccaatctatggcttcg tctaacgcctattttcaaggcgccgtgaggcaagccgagtcatggaagcgggcttctgataaggccgacaatgccctcaggaggcaacagaagaagtatgctaccctggagaagaagctcaagcgcaaggaagaagaactcggagagtccaacgccgagctagtggtacttcgggcggagaaggataaagctatagacaactatctggactcggaggagtttgcccaatccatgaggattagggatgattcagtctttcccgggttttttaggactggttgggacacggcccttgggaccgtgaacgaggcttgtcctgatattaacccgacggactatgtctgccctgatgacgaggctttgctacagaggtttcgtacccgagtagttgtctcggatcatgtttctcaggatccactccttcctcctcccgagtcttcttccagaccagctgaggacgatagctcttcctcctccgagacgacagagacatccagcgagagcggagaggacgatgatatggatgccgagggtacttcagctccttag
- the LOC141703399 gene encoding uncharacterized protein LOC141703399 isoform X1 — MLMIYMQQQQQYVTTNHDDGHSLLLKLSENDPLFHKKKKLLQLLGISPDECIHLKAPYTAVVLNSVLDQLLQKARIMTFNEVDLYFDATDVIQLVKFNNPRNELEALHSVLLLIDNSILSAKHLRVDVLQDLREMILDKINALGNKIRQDTVLAQNVSCDKETCLLQWGEGAGVQTKLDIAYVEGAGRGAIARENLKAGDIALEIPVTVIISEEAVHKSDMFPILEKFEGITSETMLLLWSMKEKHNRDSNFKFYFDALPAVFNTGLSFGVDALLELDGTLLLEEIVQAKEHLRSQYDELFPALYHDHPDIFPPDLYTWEHFLWACELWYSNSMKVVFPDERFQTCLVPVAGFLNHSDDGTTTSWTLLEEFSLIHVGLSSVSQQAAKEINEDNVPLVEETARMKKARLAGLDTRGKATEPIFLKKHKEPMGEASTEGVGGHSAPITAAAPTATATGAFQPLWGFRRGDTVVGSTKHAWDWSYHSVTPKDFTDVVATPDLERIKLMGAQSMASSNAYFQGAVRQAESWKRASDKADNALRRQQKKYATLEKKLKRKEEELGESNAELVVLRAEKDKAIDNYLDSEEFAQSMRIRDDSVFPGFFRTGWDTALGTVNEACPDINPTDYVCPDDEALLQRFRTRVVVSDHVSQDPLLPPPESSSRPAEDDSSSSSETTETSSESGEDDDMDAEGTSAP; from the exons ATGCTGATGATTTATATGCAGCAGCAGCAGCAGTATGTGACTACTAATCACGATGACGGACATTCTTTACTTCTTAAGTTATCCGAAAATGATCCCCTATTTCACAAAAAGAAG AAACTACTTCAACTTCTGGGTATTAGTCCCGATGAATGCATACATCTCAAAGCCCCTTATACTGCTGTCGTGTTGAATTCCGTATTGGATCAATTGcttcaaaaggcaagaatcatGACCTTTAATGAG GTAGACCTTTACTTTGATGCAACTGATGTCATTCAATTGGTGAAGTTTAACAACCCCAGGAATGAGCTGGAAGCTCTACACTCAGTCCTGTTGCTTATTGATAATTCTATCTTGAGTGCTAAACACTTGCGGGTAGATGTACTGCAAGATTTACGCGAGATGATCCTTGACAAGATCAATGCGTTGGGGAATAAAATTAGACAGGATACTGTACTTGCACAAAATGTTAGCTGTGATAAGGAGACTTGTTTATTACAATGGGGTGAAGGTGCAGGTGTTCAAACAAAGCTGGACATTGCTT ATGTTGAAGGAGCTGGAAGGGGCGCAATAGCCAGAGAAAATCTAAAAGCAGGAGACATTGCTTTGGAGATCCCTGTTACTGTTATTATCTCGGAGGAGGCCGTGCATAAATCAGACATG TTTCCTATATTGGAAAAATTCGAAGGCATTACCTCTGAAACAATGTTGTTATTATGGAGTATGAAGGAGAAGCACAACCGTGACTCAAATTTTAAATTCTACTTTGACGCACTTCCTGCTGTATTTAATACAG GCTTGAGCTTTGGAGTTGATGCATTATTGGAGTTAGATGGAACCTTGTTACTAGAAGAAATAGTGCAAGCTAAAGAG CACTTGCGCTCTCAATATGACGAGTTATTTCCTGCACTTTACCATGATCATCCTGATATATTTCCTCCAGACTTATACACATGGGAACACTTCTTATGGGCGTGTGAGCTGTGGTATTCTAACAGCATGAAAGTTGTGTTCCCTGATGAAAGATTTCAAACGTGCTTAGTTCCTGTTGCAGGCTTTCTCAATCATTCG gatgatggcaccaccaccagctggactctcttagaggagttttccctgattcatgtgggactatcctctgtttctcaacagg ctgctaaggagattaatgAGGACAATGTTCCCttggttgaggaaacagctaggatgaagaaagctcggctcgcaggcctagacacccggggaaaggccacggagcctatctttttgaagaagcacaaagagcctatgggggaggcttcaactgaaggagttgggggccatagtgctcctatcactgctgctgcccctactgctactgccacaggcgccttccagcctctctggggattccgtcgaggggacaccgtggttggttccacgaaacatgcttgggattggtcctaccatagcgtgactccaaaggactttactgatgtggtggccacccctgaccttgagaggattaagctcatgggagcccaatctatggcttcg tctaacgcctattttcaaggcgccgtgaggcaagccgagtcatggaagcgggcttctgataaggccgacaatgccctcaggaggcaacagaagaagtatgctaccctggagaagaagctcaagcgcaaggaagaagaactcggagagtccaacgccgagctagtggtacttcgggcggagaaggataaagctatagacaactatctggactcggaggagtttgcccaatccatgaggattagggatgattcagtctttcccgggttttttaggactggttgggacacggcccttgggaccgtgaacgaggcttgtcctgatattaacccgacggactatgtctgccctgatgacgaggctttgctacagaggtttcgtacccgagtagttgtctcggatcatgtttctcaggatccactccttcctcctcccgagtcttcttccagaccagctgaggacgatagctcttcctcctccgagacgacagagacatccagcgagagcggagaggacgatgatatggatgccgagggtacttcagctccttag